Proteins encoded by one window of Deinococcus sp. KSM4-11:
- a CDS encoding DinB family protein: MKAQDTYDYLRRARRDLWATLEATPDEVLARPVLPGQRFHSIKDLVLHIPMVEDSWLHEDILRDTPVWENVPALVDAKDGPHYAAFPLATLLDYWRQVEASTLDYLVTLTPEEEARLVTVPGSRGEERFTVHGLLWHVMVHEMRHTAQISVLLRQQGVTPPFLDLLNYLPTV, encoded by the coding sequence TTGAAGGCTCAGGATACCTACGACTATTTGCGTCGCGCCCGCCGTGACCTGTGGGCCACGCTGGAAGCGACGCCCGACGAGGTGCTGGCCCGGCCAGTGCTGCCGGGCCAGCGCTTTCACAGCATCAAGGATCTGGTGCTGCACATTCCCATGGTCGAGGATTCCTGGCTGCACGAGGACATCCTCCGGGACACGCCCGTGTGGGAGAACGTGCCCGCCCTGGTGGATGCGAAGGACGGCCCACACTACGCGGCCTTCCCGCTGGCCACCCTGCTGGACTACTGGCGGCAGGTCGAGGCGAGCACCCTGGACTACCTCGTCACCCTGACCCCGGAGGAGGAAGCGCGGCTGGTCACTGTGCCCGGCTCCAGGGGCGAGGAGCGCTTCACGGTGCACGGGCTGCTGTGGCACGTCATGGTGCACGAGATGAGGCATACCGCGCAGATCAGCGTGCTGCTGCGGCAGCAGGGCGTGACTCCACCGTTCCTGGATCTGCTGAACTACCTGCCGACGGTCTGA
- a CDS encoding glycoside hydrolase family 32 protein: MSALRPRIHFTARQHWLNDPNGLVYAGGRYHLYYQFNPRANDHGYMSWGHATSPDLLTWTEHDVALPWREGHDVYSGSAVVDWQGTSGLGQPGDPHPPVVAMYTGAGDHHQAQYLAVSRDGGTTWAFATPEPVLDEGKQDFRDPKTFWHAPSAQWISVVVHPVERQIGVYGSPDLHGWQTLSTFGPAGGVDGIWEVPDLFPLMDQTGRERWVMKVDVFAGAPQGGTGAQYWVGDFDGRAFTPTQQARWADWGKDFYAAVTYSDLPQSGRCVWLAWMNSWDYATQLPTHPWRGAMTLPRDLGLVPDGSGWALTQTPVQELDALRGESTALHGHGQEVEVTPGQPLDLTLSVPFGSSLTLTFTSAQGMEARLGVDGGQLTLTRPGPAGVAGFAGTHTVPLPTHSSDLDLRVILDACSIEVFAYGGQISVTDLLLPGSPIHRLTLDGAVTGEVWTLRPVMPDWNDSAAGESAEDQTVGR, encoded by the coding sequence GTGAGCGCCCTCCGACCCCGGATTCACTTCACTGCCCGTCAGCACTGGCTCAACGACCCGAACGGTCTGGTGTACGCGGGTGGCCGGTATCACCTGTATTACCAGTTCAATCCCCGCGCGAACGACCACGGGTATATGAGCTGGGGCCACGCGACCAGCCCGGATCTGTTGACCTGGACGGAGCACGACGTGGCCCTGCCGTGGCGGGAAGGGCACGACGTGTATTCCGGGAGCGCGGTCGTGGACTGGCAGGGCACCAGCGGCCTGGGCCAGCCGGGCGATCCGCACCCGCCCGTGGTCGCCATGTACACGGGGGCCGGGGATCATCACCAGGCGCAGTACCTCGCGGTCAGCCGCGATGGGGGGACGACCTGGGCCTTCGCCACCCCCGAGCCTGTGCTGGACGAGGGCAAGCAGGATTTCCGCGATCCGAAGACCTTCTGGCATGCGCCGAGCGCGCAGTGGATCAGCGTGGTCGTGCACCCTGTCGAGCGGCAGATCGGCGTCTACGGATCGCCAGACCTGCACGGGTGGCAGACGCTCAGCACCTTCGGCCCGGCGGGCGGCGTGGACGGCATCTGGGAGGTGCCGGATCTGTTTCCACTCATGGATCAGACCGGGCGCGAGCGCTGGGTGATGAAGGTGGACGTGTTCGCGGGCGCCCCGCAGGGCGGCACGGGCGCGCAGTACTGGGTGGGCGACTTCGACGGCCGGGCGTTCACGCCCACCCAGCAGGCCCGCTGGGCGGACTGGGGCAAGGACTTCTACGCGGCGGTTACGTACAGCGACCTGCCGCAGTCGGGGCGATGCGTGTGGCTCGCGTGGATGAACTCCTGGGACTACGCCACCCAGCTGCCCACCCACCCGTGGCGCGGCGCGATGACCCTCCCGCGCGACCTGGGGCTGGTGCCGGACGGGTCGGGCTGGGCGCTCACGCAGACGCCCGTGCAGGAACTGGACGCCCTGCGTGGCGAGTCCACCGCCCTTCACGGCCACGGGCAGGAGGTCGAGGTCACGCCCGGCCAGCCCCTCGACCTGACCCTGAGCGTGCCCTTCGGCTCCAGCCTCACACTGACCTTCACCTCTGCACAGGGCATGGAGGCCCGTCTGGGCGTGGACGGCGGGCAGCTCACCCTGACCCGGCCCGGCCCGGCCGGTGTGGCCGGGTTCGCGGGCACGCACACGGTGCCGCTGCCCACGCACTCCAGCGACCTCGATCTGCGCGTCATCCTCGACGCCTGCTCCATCGAGGTGTTTGCGTACGGCGGGCAGATCAGCGTGACCGATCTGCTCCTGCCGGGCAGCCCCATCCATCGGCTCACGCTGGACGGTGCTGTCACGGGCGAGGTGTGGACGCTGCGGCCTGTCATGCCGGACTGGAATGATTCCGCCGCCGGTGAGTCCGCCGAGGATCAGACCGTCGGCAGGTAG
- a CDS encoding RIO1 family regulatory kinase/ATPase: protein MSARWLDDELGEQRIRRKRDRPQGRRRIDDLGAPNEEDIADEIVRRLVGRGLISEVVAELKSGKEATAYVARSPHGTALLKIYRDLDARSFKNDAVYREGEVILDQRAKRAMQARSRTGLQMLQQGWVMAEYAHLWELWRAGLNVPEPLAGPRPDDYAETVPAVLMRLIGTEDEVAPRLSDAALTPQQAASAWEQSITGLSQLLKLGYVHGDYSTYNLLWWENTVSIIDVPQLVTRQNPNFRDLLARDVQSLVTSFRRHGIHADPEQVLRDVQRRSSGPAPEPRLVLP, encoded by the coding sequence ATGAGTGCGCGCTGGCTCGATGACGAGCTGGGCGAGCAACGTATTCGCCGCAAACGCGACCGCCCCCAGGGCCGCCGCAGGATCGACGACCTCGGCGCGCCGAACGAGGAAGACATCGCCGACGAGATCGTCCGCCGCCTCGTCGGCCGGGGCCTGATCAGCGAGGTCGTCGCGGAACTCAAGAGCGGCAAGGAAGCCACCGCCTACGTCGCCCGGAGTCCGCACGGCACCGCCCTGCTCAAGATCTACCGCGACCTGGACGCCCGCAGTTTCAAGAACGACGCGGTGTACCGCGAAGGAGAGGTCATCCTCGACCAGCGCGCCAAACGCGCCATGCAGGCCCGCAGCCGCACCGGCCTGCAGATGCTCCAGCAGGGCTGGGTCATGGCCGAGTACGCGCACCTGTGGGAGCTGTGGCGCGCGGGCCTGAACGTCCCCGAACCGCTGGCCGGCCCCCGCCCCGACGACTACGCCGAGACCGTTCCCGCCGTCCTGATGCGCCTGATCGGCACCGAGGACGAGGTCGCCCCCCGGCTGAGCGACGCCGCCCTCACCCCGCAGCAGGCCGCCAGCGCCTGGGAGCAGAGCATTACCGGCCTGAGCCAGCTGCTGAAACTCGGGTACGTGCACGGCGACTACAGCACCTACAACCTGCTGTGGTGGGAGAACACAGTGAGCATCATCGACGTCCCACAACTCGTGACCCGGCAGAACCCGAACTTTCGTGACCTGCTCGCCCGTGACGTGCAGAGCCTCGTGACGTCGTTCCGTCGACACGGCATTCACGCCGACCCGGAACAGGTGTTGCGTGACGTGCAGCGCCGCTCCAGCGGGCCGGCCCCGGAACCTCGCCTGGTGCTGCCGTGA